CGACTTGTCATCCCCTCTGGTGTTGTCAGGGATGTCACGGCTAATTTGCATATTGTGTTGGGACACACAACTTCCTTTTGTTTCAAGTGGCaggctgtcctcctcctgccttgCCCTGTGTGTTTATCGACTTGCTCGCATCCCTGATTTACAGTCGCTGTAcgacaattacacacacacacacacacacacacgcaccgaTTATGGTCAGTCCCAAAATACAATCCTACAGGCTTTTCTCATTCATTGTGGCTTTGTTTGATGGGATGTTCCTCACATATTCCATCTCAAACTCCTGCCACAAACGCTCTAATGTCAGTTGCATCCGGCTAATACAAAGAAGCAGGCGATGAATAACAGTGATTCATATCAATGGCGATCACTCCCTTTTAAGAGAGAAatgcgttaaaaaaaaaaaaaaaaaaaagggggggcgATGGCTCAGAGATTATTATAGTTTCCCGTTGTCCTCTCAGAGAGGCTTGAACTGATCCTCTGCCAGTTTGTACTCTCCATTGTGTTTTGACCGGGCCCTGTACTTACATTTGCATAACAAATCACCAGTGCCTTCAGGCTGGCGTGTAAttatcattaaaaacacatgtaaGCAGAGGGAAACCACACATGGCTCCTCTCGCTCAGAGTCGTGCTAAATTCactcaagtgtgtgtttttgaaatcgACCGTGCGCACTCTTTTGCGTTCTCCcgtgatttttgttgttgttttgttgttcttgttgttgatTGTAGCTCCACGCGCTGTTGAAATTTCACAAACGCCACATGGATCAGTCTGAAATTTTCACCATAACGTGGCGTCTTTCACAGCAAGGCACTGGCTGGGTTATACAACTGTTAagtttcagttttgcttttgcaggccacacacacacacacacacacacacagcgtgcaCAAAGCCATGCCTTATGATGAACAGAAAGAGCGAGTCAGAGGCATAGCTGttctcttttctgttctccttCTGATCTCACCAAAAAATTTGACGATTTCGAAACCAATCCGGCCCACTCAGATCTGAGCCTCCAAACTCAAAGGCAGAGCCAGAGCTGTGGCCAGAACAGAATTGTTTTGACTggttcctctttctttctttcattctttctttctttttctcctccatggCTCAAGCTCCTCTGCTATCCTATCCTGCTCGTCCCTTGTGTAATCTTAgctttacacatgcacacagacacacacacacacacacaggtttttcaGGTCAGGTGAGTTTTGTAAAGATCAAAAGGTGAGCGCAGAAATTTACACAGGGGAAAATGGCTGCCGCACAGCCCAGAGACCCAGCCCAAACAGCCACAAGAACTCAAGCCACTTGAATTTCATACTACATGCGTTTTGGGCTCGGTTACTGCCTCAACACACGGGGCGTCTGCAAAACAATCACCTGAAAAGGTGTGGCTTGTTACATGAGAGGGGAGAGCTGTGAGGACTGCCGGACCAGtcaaatctgttgttttgtagtcactctcttgtttgtgtgtgtgtgtgtgtgtgtgtgtgagagtaggtacaggacatgcacacacacacacacacacacagatacacagataaaGGAATGCATCATGCTCTTGGCTCGCCTCGTGCCTGGGCATGCACTAATCGTTCAGGAACACCCTCAGAATGGtctagagaagaaaaaagaaaaaaaaaaacacctcacacacacacacacacacacacacacacccaggcacACTTCTTTATACATCAAAGGCACATTGACAAACACGCTTGAGTGGTGTGATACAAAGAAGTTTGAATTCTGATTCAGCCAATCCAGGCAGGCTTGGCTCTCAGACTGGagcacacttaaaaaaaaaaaaaagaaaaagagtgagagataaACATCCACGACGACACCCGGGTTACCTCTGTGTGTCGCTGACTCCCTGTTTGTGCAGCAgatttctgtcttgtcttttaaGTGTGACACACTAGACACTCTGTACATTTAATGCACTCTGCAATTAAAATACCTGGATCTGATGAATTGTATATGAACACAAcaaccccaccccctcctctctctctgtctctctctgtctctctctctccgcagGGCGAGTCGGTGAAGTATTTCTTGGATAATGTGGATAAGCTCGGCGAGCCGGTAAGTTGTCCTTTTGCTTGTGATGATTGTAACTTTGAGCCATGAGGACATTATAGCTCATATTGCAACACGTCTAGACGTCCCGGAGACATCAGGCGAACAAGTCAGGTTGCTGTGTTTCAGGAACACACCAACGCTCTGACACGAGAAAATTGGCAAAGGCGTCACGTCTGTCTGTTTTACTATTGGAAATGGGAAGAGCAAAGGGGTCGTGTTGATGCCTCAGTGCAGGGGTGTTCAAACTTATTCACATCCCGGACCCGGACCCCGGCTTTAAGTGCTTTTGCCCCagggactctgatatgaaaagatattttggtttgtgataATTGTGTCCCGGTGTCACACCTGTCAAATgcattcaaagtggtgagattaaaatgtgtgattattttaaagtgttaaaataatcactcatacatatTTATGGGTTGTTGCAACACTTAATCTAGTTGTcaaccttttgaaacctgagcaaattcgcttgaaagaaagaaagaaaaaagggaaaaagcgataagcaaattagaaaaaaaaatattggaacattatttaaaaaaaaaaaaaaaagaactttttggagcataagatttaaaaaaaaaaaaaaaaaagaaaaaaaatgacaagaaaattaccagcaAATTTCCAAAATGAATACCACAAAGTTTGCAAAacaaattaccagaaaatatttttttagattacaagaaaactgtatttgtaatcattaaaatgatacatttaAACCAGATCAGTGATGCTCGACTGAAGTCAgatttttggtgtgtgtttgcttgtaaaAGTCGTCTGAACACAGATGcagcattttaaattctagtgaaattaaactttgcctcattttgctgaggactccctggaagaccCCAAGGACCCACCTGGGGGTCCCAGCACCCCACTTTGAAAGCCACTTTGAAAGTTTCAGCACATTGTGATTATTTACAAGATGTTGCCTGCATTAGCCCAGGGAAGATAAGCTCCACtggaactggactgaactggattGGTTTTACTGGTGGAGCTCCTGAAGCTTAATTTTTATACACGCTGTATAATTCCAGAAGACTGATCGTTCatacacaacaacaacttcTGTGATTGCCCTCAATGTCCCACCTCTAGCCGGGATGTAAAGGTCATACTTTATCTTACCACAGCTAACCACCAAAAAGTGCTAAATGGCTTTGGGTTGTGTATCATATCAGTATTGTGGTATGAGACCACATATCATCTGAGAGTTTGGTTAtcgtaatattgtgatatgtaaGGGTCTAAGTGTTGTCTAAAAGCTGCATTACGGCAGAGGAATGCAGTTTGAATtaattagactgttctagctgttctgttattggtTTCTACATGCTTGATCATATCCAAGCACCAATAGTTGTCCCTATAGCAACATCGATGTTGAgctattcagtcaaaaatatttgattttgtccatgttgccCAGCCCAAAAATTACATTGTGGAGTTGTCAGTTTGAACGAGTTCAGTATTTTCTAATAAATTGTTGAGTTTGCCAAAGAAGAGCAAATAAtcagcttgatttttttttatttgcaggatTTGTAAAAATTACAGACATGGCAGATTAGTTGTAGATTAATGTTATGGATGCTGTTATTGGGAAACATTTGCAGTTGCTGTATGTACGATGTTTAGAGGCTTACGATCCCATCTGCATGAGACTTGAggtgatattgtaatatcatgtgAAGGTAAAGATCCTATGATCATTGTttccactgtatttatttagcaGTGCTGCAGCACCACTGCaacagaaaatgtcaaattgaATTAAGTATTGTAATTTGGTTTTACCCTAAAGCTAAAATAAGTGTAGGCTAGATGGATGCAATGGTTATATTTGTGATTAAAGACATCTTTAACAATAGCTCCTCAACTTGAAAGATAACTCAGACAACAATAGATAAAGGAAAAAGTCAATTATAACTCAAAGCATAAAGATTACAGAAGAACCAATGATgatgtaaaaaatgaaattcagttgCAGTGTATTTTGGGTCGCTTCACAGTTGTGCTTTGCTAAATCAGAAACTGGCTAGTTTCATCTTGTTTATGTGTGAAAAACATGAaagtctctctgtttttcactctgtctcactgtgaatttcatatttattcaatCATTCATCCTTCGGGTGTGTCCATCTCCCCACCAGAGCTACCTGCCCAGTCAGCAGGACATCCTGCTGGCCCGTAAGCCCACCAAGGGCATCCACGAGTATGACTTTGAGATCAAGAACGTGCCCTTCAAGATGGTGGACGTGGGAGGCCAGCGGTCAGAAAGGAGGCGCTGGTTCGAGTGTTTTGACTCGGTCACCTCCATCCTTTTCCTCGTCTCCTCTTCCGAATACGACCAGGTGAAAAGCTGcacgctgcacacacacgccatctcgttttctctctctcacacacaagcaagtaCACACACTCTTCAGTCCGCACAAGAGACACATTAATCAGTTTGTTTTAGTAGATAGCGTGCTGACCTTTTGATAAGTCATCATTACATGCTGTGTCTATATACCTAATGGGTTTATTATGTGTATTCAGGTCTCATACTGTGTGTATTTCCGATTTTCTATAATTATGTCACTTCAGAAAACAGCTTTTTAAATAGCTGTTACatgttcatgtctttttctttttttatggcTGTTTGATTTTATCATTCTGTGCTTTTACACAGcctcttgtctgttttttctttttcttctttttaatattAGCAGGATGCCGGCCCTTTTCAAAAGTCttgaagcattttttaaaaaatgttaggcctttaaagtcattaaatagacttaaatttgaattagtttgaatttgtgaatttgtttaatttcaacataaaaatgttatctaatttcatttatccatctatTTCTCTTTGCCAAACCgagttattttgttttactacagagtcaacatttctgatgttataAAACAACCCATGGCTGAACTTAGTCCTGCCTTTCCATCAACCTGCTACACTTACCTTGGGGTAGATAAACCCAGCTCATCTTATACATACCTGTCATAAATACCTGTAGAGGGAAAACCGAGAAAATCTTTACTTGCAGCTTGTACTTAGCTGCTCCAAgttctgtggggaaaaaaaatcaatagatgTATTTTAATAGCACCTTGAATCATCTAGTTAGTAACAAAACTGACCCCTGCACTGAACATATGTATAGTATTTACCATTATGCTTATCTGGAGTGTTTATTTGAATAAGAGAGATGATTTGTCCAAAAATCGGTCTTAAATTTTTATCAAAGTAAGTCataaaaaggtttttaaaagctttaaaCTGAACTCAGTGAAACCTGATACACACCCTGATTATTAGTATTTACACTGTAAAGCAGCAACACCAACAGTCGTGGTGTTAGTAGCACTAATATGACTCACTCCATGCTTTTGTGCTGTCCTCATCAGGTGCTGATGGAGGACAGGCAAACCAACCGGCTACGCGAGTCGCTCAACATCTTCGAGACCATCGTCAATAACCGTGTCTTCGTCAACGTctccatcatcctcttcctcaacaAGACagacctgctggaggagaaggTCAAGATCGTTCCGCTCAAGGACTACTTTCCTGACTACACCGGGCCCGAGCACAGCCTGCAGGACATCCAGGCCTTCATGGTGGAGTGTTTCCGGGCGAAGCGGCGCGACGCCACCCAGAAACCCCTGTACCACCACTTCACCACAGCCATCAACACCGAGAACATCAGGCTGGTGTTCCGGGACGTCAAGGACACCATTCTCCACGACAACCTCAAGCAGCTCATGCTCCAATGACCCCTCCCTACCTGTGAAAACAGGGGACCTGAACGGGGGCCCCCTTGGCCCTTTAGGAGGACTTGGGAGAGACTAGCCTCACAGAAGAATCAGATAGTTCCAACATTCTTCTTCTGTCgtttttatattagtttttactctCCGCTTTTGAAGAGTTGGCCTTGTGGCTGGTTCAGGGTGTGGTAGGGGGCTGGAGCCAGGAGGGCAGACTGGTTGTGGGGTCAGACCTGGGCTGGGTGTCGGGAAATGCCCGCCGCCTGCCGCCTCGCCCTCTGAGACCCGCTGCTCTGACCTGCTCACCGCCTCACAGCGCAGGAACTCGCTGGCTGTGAGAGACCGAGGATGAAACCCCGGCGCTTTTCCTACTTTAACGTCTTACCGGAAAATTGAATCACTGTTGAAATCCTGCgtttgtgcctgtgtctgtATGCGTGCACCGCccctctgtatgtgtgcagaAATTTAGTTAAGCTCTCTGTCAGTTGCTATACCATATACAAATCATGTCTCTGTATTTGTgcgacatcacacacacacacacacacacacagccacattaGGCAGGTGTGCCAGTTAGTGAACAGGCAGTCCACTGTTTTCTCAGGGTTGAATGGAAACCActgttggtgatgatgtcactgttgttGAACCAAGTTGAATAATCTAATCCTAATCTGGGTGGCAGAGCGGCGAGGCTCAGCCAGGCCTCGGTACCGGTAGCTGATTGGTAGTTGGTACTGTATCCTCCTGGCTTTGACCCCTGAACATTAGCCCAGccccacacaccccaccccccttctcCCCTCCCATTAGTGGCCTTATAAAGGGACAGACCTACCCTGTTTGCCTAAATGATGAATGTCTGTTTATAGATGTACAGAGATTTGCTCTACTTGTTGTAGATTTTCTGAATATACTATAACCTGTATAAGACATAACCTGCCATGTAAGCGTGTTATGTGTTGACTTATTCCTCACATCTCTCAAAGTATTCAACCTTGCTGTATTTTTGCAGATGAGCGTGTCCAAAAAACGACATACAGAACAGCAAACTGTAGGAAGAATTGCCAGAGGTGAATGCTTTTTTTGAGTTACTGTATTCTCTTGTGGGCCAATCTTAATTAGAGGACAATTTATAGgcaaaattgtgttttgtttttctgccaaAATCACCCCTGTGCCTTCTCTTGAGACTGTTCAAATCGACAGTTTTTGTAGTTTTCCTCCTAAAATGGAGCTGCCGTGAGCTTCCCTGTGCTTCCAATCCTGGCCTTGTACATACTGTAATCTGTTGCCATGTAAATAATCCTCCAAGTTTATCTCCTTGTATGTAAATGGTTGTAGAAATGGGATGTTTTATTTCCCATTCTGAATGTGTCTTAAATCAATGCCTTTCCAATGAAGATCACTTTTTTTGTAGGTCTAGCTACGTATTGGTGTAATTTTTCTCATCACTGCTTCAAATTCATTCCTGTGTCAGTCTCATGCCACTCTAACTGTATCAATAAAATACACTTTTCTAATTACATTAGGGTTAGCTACTCATTTATTCATCACaccaccacttttttttttttcatgatgatgtcatcccaTGCAAATTAGTGATATCCATATGGATCATATTCATTTAAAGTATATTTTAAGTGAGCTCCAGATACTTTATTTGCAGATACACCCGGGCGTAGGAAGAAAATATAATTAGTGTGCCAATTTTTGTAATTAATGTCATCTAGATGCACAAATgcatttctgtatatttttaaacaCATCTCTAATGCCTCATGTGAGGTTTATGTGAAAGGTAAATTTGCAGTATAGGCAAACTTGAACCCTGCCCTGCAAGCCGAGCAGATAATTCAGGGAtttaaatagtaataataattaaaaaaaaaaaatgtttctgctgcCCTTGGTCGGATTATATGAACAAAAGAATATACGGGAGGAGTAGGCCTGTATTCTCTCTTTCCAAAGTGCTTCTTTCTATCAGCCTGTCCTGTTTCTCTACACTTtgacaatgaaaaatgtatttaattgaTGCAAAAACATCCTTAATACTTATTAAATTAAGTTAACTTATCCATCATCTGCTCAACAAAACCGTCTGGTAGATTGTCTGGGTCTCACAACCTCGAAGCTGAACATGCTGCCTGGCTATATCAAATTACCCTTCCGTATGGTGGGACAATAATTGGGCCAAATGTGAGACGGGTTCATTGCATCCCTGCCAACAAAGTAGCAGTCTAGACTGCCAAACGAGATATGAGCGAAGACGGAAGTAGGCACGAGTGAGACCTCTCGCTTTGTTTGGGAGCTTTGGAGACCGACAGCTTCGAACTACACGTCATTGACCACGCCCATTGAGTTTGGCAACAAGTATATAATATAGTAACATAATAACACATCAAACGGGCCCGCTTTCACCCATCAGGTCAGGTTGCCAGTTTTGATATAGCTAATAAGCAATTATATGGCAATTATTTGAACTTTGTGTTTTGATAATATGGTAATTTTTGTCAGGCTCTCCACGTGCTACCCAAGGGTCTTTTCATAACCGTGCCCAGTAAATTCGTACAGTTATGAATACATTAAGGGCAAAACCAGCGTGCAAGTTTTTAGTTTACACTTAAGAACACAAAATATACTCTGCATTACTTCCAGGCGTGTGTATTTTGGCTGCTTAGGACGCCGTACTGCGGCTAAAACtacatgttttcaaaataagtgAAGTGCGTCAGAGTGCGTAGATTGTACAACGCCGGTTttttattatatacatatatatagggAGTATGGttgactctgattggctgttttgcAAACCCGTGCAAAATGAGCTCAGGTAAGTGAAAACgtgtttacttttattattcaCAGGAGCCAACACCATCACATAACCTTCAAAGTGGTGTAATATTCTTCTAGGGATGTATAGTTTTATTTGTGGCAAATAATGAAGTTACTTTATTATAATTTCTGTCTCTTCGTATCACTGGAATGTTCCAGTGGGGGCTCGTAGTTTGACTGTGATATTTGGGTGGTATCTTTCTAACTCTGGGATTACATCTTTTTCATCAAGGAATGTGCCATGTCATATGTTAAATTCTCATGCACCTCTGCCCTTGAGTTAACCTGTTGAAATGTCTAATTATAGCAGAATCTACACTATATAAGCTCTTTTATAGACTGTCTTCTCCTTTGATGTAAAGGTCACGAGGCTTAATAACTTTATCCAATTAGTCTGTACCAACAGGGTCTCTGTCACAGGTTTTTTTAGCCAGCCTCCTATTTGGAGTGTGCAAAGAAGTAAAATAATGCAACTAGCAGCACTTAAAACAGATTTCTTATTCATATGATTTATCCAAACTGTGTTACAGTATATTAAGTTTGTACATTTTTAGCATGGATTTAGTGCCATGACTTGTTTGTTACTCTGTTCTTTTCCTCAGAGGTGTGCCCATTCTGCGGGAAACCGTTCAAAAGGCTCAAGAGCCACCTGCCCCATTGCAAAGCAGCAGATCGCTCCAAAACTCCTCCAGCGCCACATGATGGCGCTGCGAGTCAGAAGTCTTTATCGCTGTCGTCCCCTCAAGAGACCCCAGCGCTGccacaaaaaacaccaaagagCAAGAAGTCCACATTATCATCAGCGATAACTCCACAGGCAAACAGAAGTAAGAAGGTGTCCGTAtcatcagcagcaacagagcCAGCATCGGAGTCGGCACGACAAGCAGCACCTTTGAAGGGTGTAAATGCATCATCCTCTTCACGGTCCTCTTCATCTCCAAATGCTGTGTCGCTTTCAGCATCAACCAAGAGGAAACAGAGGCTGGCCGATCAAATCAAGATGGCTGCCACATCCTCGTCCTCCACCATCTCCATATCCTCCTCTGCGTCTCCatcttcatctctgtctccctctcctgtcccatccaagacaaaaaagaagagtCTCCGCGCTCTGATAGAAGCTGCAAAGTCCAGCACAGCTCCTGATGGATCACTGATGGGAACCAAATCTACCTCGCAAGACCTCCTCTCAGTCTCGACCCCTCTTTACCTGGCAGCAGATCCCTTAACCTCCAACAGACCATCACCGAAAGGGACCAGAGTGAATCCAGACAAAGACTCAGATATCCAGCCTGCTTCTTCATCGACAGACACCAAACCCAAAGGTGCCACTAAGAAGACGGcctcacagacagacaaggatGCACAGTCCCCATCAGCTACAGATGCTTCCTCTGACTCTCAGGACTCTAAAGAGGAGCATCTTAGAAATAGCGCAAAACCCAGTGGAAGAGACAAGAGGGAGGACAGTGAGGGAAAAGGTGAGGACTTATTTGGAAAGGAGAGGTTTTGGAGATCAGAAAGAGGTCATCAGGCCAGGATCACACTCCAGGATGTTAAATCCACCTTAACCCAATCTAACATCCGTCATCAGTCCAGCAAGCGAAGCACAATGAGCCCGATCAAAACCAATGATAACTTACCAGGTAAACCTGAAACCAAAGGACCATTCAGTACCAGTCTCAATGAACTTTTAGCTCCAgcactgaatcaaactgaatggGGTGTTAACCGAGTGTTATCACCTGCTACTCAGTCAGACCAATCAGCCAGCACTGGCTCTGAAAATATGGAGCAACCATCAGTCAAGGAAAAGAGTCCCAAGAAAGTCACCATGTCTAAACAAGCACCTTTAATCCCACCGCAAGATGATGGTCCAGCTCAACCCAAACCAGCCTCTTTGCTCTCTCCTGTTCCTGTCCTCCACCCCGGTCTGCCATCGTCTTTAGTAAGCCTTGCTGCACCCAGTGTGAACCAGGGGCTGAATTCAAGCAATCACAAGATGGGAATCCTCACAGGATCACCGTCAGGCACACAATTTATGGAAAGGGGAACCCgcgcctctccctcctcttccgccgctcctcctttcctttcctctccctggaGTTCGCCAGTGAAGGCGGAGACAGTAAGAGCTGGTGAAGGATTTATGAATGAGAAAACACAGTTCACGATCAGGGAGCAAAACGTTGCTGATAATGTTCCTAAAGGTCAGTATTCGAAGGAGAAATATTAAACAAGACAGAGGATAATTTTCCCctttgtacatgtgtgagtaTGTATTGATTCTCTGTGGCTGACACACTGCAGGTGCCCTGGCACAGCGGAGTCTTGGGCAGGTGAGACTGCGGGAGCTGCCTGAATGGCTGACCATCAAAACCCCCAGCAGCCCCAGAGAGATCCCGGAAATGCTGCAAAGAGGTCAGCAACCATCACAGACAAACCGCTTATACAGACAGTACATGTACATGGATGCACTTGAGTATTGTCAATAAGTAagtacactcagtggccactttattaggtacaacTGTATAAtttaatacaatccaatacaactgttttGCCATGAGGTTTACTTTTACGATGCCTATAATacctcaggttttctttttgtcacagtaatggaggttttcattcaattctatgtttggcattgagctcatagttagtgctgctgttgtactggactgcatgtTATTTAGaggtttccactattctgtctgAAACACCTCCCAGTACAggccagtacaagacctctgcaaatgacaacctcaataataaacatagtattaaatttacacattctccaaaacaacaaaaactgaacatgataaacttttttaaaaggcagaattcatggcagagctgttgcactggactgcattagATGGTACAGGTGGTTGAGTAAAGCTTTGTTTATATAGCACTAAAATAGTCCAGAGATTCAGCGCAACACATTGGGGAAGATTATTCCAGAGAGTCGAGGCTAAGGCTGCATAGGCGCGGTcgctttttgttttgcatttggagCAGGGGGATGAATGAAAGGCCAAGGTTTTAGGATCGGAGTGGTCGAGTGGTTGGGAAATAAGGAGATCGGAGATGTAACAGGGGTGAGGTGGTGTCGTGGAAACTGCAGCACAATGCAGTGAGGACCAGTCACACCAAATGAACACAGCCATGCCTTTCCTTTCTACCTGTATGCAGAAAAACAGCGATTTTAATTTGCACCGCTGTCGTTGCTTCTGTTCGCCCttccatctgttttgtttgtctctccACTCTTCCTCAGGCTGGCAGTGGTATTACAGGAGGTACATCGATGTGAGGAAAGGCGGCATTGGTGGAGTGGGCATGCTCTTGGCAGGATATTGTGTCCTCAGCTACATTTGGAGCTACCCTCATATAAGTAAGTATGCATATCACTGCTTGTGGCTTGTTGAAACCTGCGGTGAGTCTTTACATCGTGGGTTGCATGGAAAGATTTTATCTCCATGTGGAAATAACTCTAAATGCAAGGGTAGGAGTAACTAATCaactttttactgtaaatgaatAACTTGTGTGTGCGCTTTTACTTTTTGAGTATATTTTAAAGACAGTAATTATCCTTAAACATGTTTGACTCAAGTATTGTACTTCACTGTGTTAGAAATTACAGCAATACAGAGAACAAATTTTGTCAGCTTTCCATAAGTCGCAAATACTCCCGCAAACTATTTGAAGGTCAAGTGTctaaatgtcaaaataattgtATTGTTGCAAGTTAGACAGTGTGTGGGAGTTTATTTGCAACTTTTGATCTACTGGTCGCTCACCTACACACCTGCCTCCTGAAACAAATGTGCgaagtgtttttctgttctgaCTTTCCGTAGGTAACAGAAACGTATAATCGCGTGGAGAGAAGAGTAAGAGAAGAGTAGGCTGGCGTTATTTTGTTTGGTACTtataattttgtggtaatttccaaatttctgaaaaacaaaaatctagtTTGTCCTCTGATACTATTAAAGGCGAGTTTACACCAAAGAGAGAGCGTCATTGGGAAAGATCACTTGTAacattttctgtaatattttcTGACAAAGTAACTTTTACTGAGTACATTGTAAATGAGCATGTTCATGAGACTGCTTTTAATCGGGGAGCCATCACAGCTTTGGGGTGGGCAACTTTTTCTTCATATCACAGTGTGCATACATCAATGTAACTTTACATCTCTCTTTTCACTTGTCATCTCAAATTTTCGACAGTAGCCACACAGGTAGGTATTTCTAAGGTAGCCTTAGTATAAGATAGAGGTAGCTAACGTGCAGTGTGTGCCTGTGGCTGTGACATTAGCAAGCAGCAGGAATCAGAGGTAAATGTTGAGTGTTTCCTAGTAAAGTGCCGGTCTTTGAATTACAtatttacatcatcatcatcactgtcactgttggACTGGAGTGCAGCAGGTTTTTACTTGGGCAAAGTTACTATATTTAGAGGACATtcttgttc
This genomic interval from Myripristis murdjan chromosome 19, fMyrMur1.1, whole genome shotgun sequence contains the following:
- the LOC115377406 gene encoding guanine nucleotide-binding protein subunit alpha-13-like, with the translated sequence MADFLPSRSVLKVCLPVCLLNSGEVEQIRKSKEIDRCISREKTYVKRLVKILLLGAGESGKSTFLKQMRIIHGQDFDQQAREEFRATIYSNVIKGVRVLVDAREKLHIPWGCPDNQEHGDSLMAFDTRSAMMAGGQVETSVFLQYLPSIKALWADSGIQNAYDRRREFQLGESVKYFLDNVDKLGEPSYLPSQQDILLARKPTKGIHEYDFEIKNVPFKMVDVGGQRSERRRWFECFDSVTSILFLVSSSEYDQVLMEDRQTNRLRESLNIFETIVNNRVFVNVSIILFLNKTDLLEEKVKIVPLKDYFPDYTGPEHSLQDIQAFMVECFRAKRRDATQKPLYHHFTTAINTENIRLVFRDVKDTILHDNLKQLMLQ
- the si:dkey-21c1.4 gene encoding uncharacterized serine-rich protein C215.13 — translated: MSSEVCPFCGKPFKRLKSHLPHCKAADRSKTPPAPHDGAASQKSLSLSSPQETPALPQKTPKSKKSTLSSAITPQANRSKKVSVSSAATEPASESARQAAPLKGVNASSSSRSSSSPNAVSLSASTKRKQRLADQIKMAATSSSSTISISSSASPSSSLSPSPVPSKTKKKSLRALIEAAKSSTAPDGSLMGTKSTSQDLLSVSTPLYLAADPLTSNRPSPKGTRVNPDKDSDIQPASSSTDTKPKGATKKTASQTDKDAQSPSATDASSDSQDSKEEHLRNSAKPSGRDKREDSEGKGEDLFGKERFWRSERGHQARITLQDVKSTLTQSNIRHQSSKRSTMSPIKTNDNLPGKPETKGPFSTSLNELLAPALNQTEWGVNRVLSPATQSDQSASTGSENMEQPSVKEKSPKKVTMSKQAPLIPPQDDGPAQPKPASLLSPVPVLHPGLPSSLVSLAAPSVNQGLNSSNHKMGILTGSPSGTQFMERGTRASPSSSAAPPFLSSPWSSPVKAETVRAGEGFMNEKTQFTIREQNVADNVPKGALAQRSLGQVRLRELPEWLTIKTPSSPREIPEMLQRGWQWYYRRYIDVRKGGIGGVGMLLAGYCVLSYIWSYPHIKRDRWRKYH